In a single window of the Elaeis guineensis isolate ETL-2024a chromosome 6, EG11, whole genome shotgun sequence genome:
- the LOC105046646 gene encoding UDP-glycosyltransferase 83A1-like — MQHMNRDGSGRRDGIQLFVAMGSRHAIIVPVPAQGHVIPLMALSHSLVAHGFRITFINSEFNHEHVVASLSQNGGDGVERIQMVSFPDGLAPHEDRKDIQKLTEGIGGVMPGHLEELIKQNTSKGDRVTCVIADRSMGWALQVAQKMGIRSAAFWPASAAVLALFLSIPKMIQDGIIDADGMPEKSERFQLSPGMPSVHASQLPWNCAGNLEAERFFFKCMLSNNQGRKLAETIICNSFYDLESPSFTLIPNLLPVGPLLTSQQFGKAVGHFWQADTTCMSWLDEQPANSVIYAAFGSFAVFNQHQFQELALGLELSGHPFLWVVRDDLTDETDDAWLDGFRDRVRGQGKLVGWSPQQQVLAHPSIACFFSHCGWNSTLEGVKNGVPFLCWPYFGDQFLNRSYICDVWKTGLSIDPDDKGFVPREQIKEKVDQIFLNEEMKARAPLMWKDIANRCTKEGGSSYKNFKSFVDSMKE; from the exons ATGCAGCATATGAATAGAGATGGCAGTGGTAGAAGAGACGGGATACAATTGTTTGTAGCAATGGGTTCTCGTCATGCCATCATCGTACCTGTGCCAGCGCAAGGCCATGTCATTCCCTTAATGGCTCTCTCCCACTCCTTGGTTGCCCATGGCTTCAGGATCACATTCATCAATTCCGAGTTCAACCATGAGCATGTTGTTGCTTCCTTGTCCCAGAATGGTGGTGATGGAGTGGAACGGATACAGATGGTTTCCTTTCCGGATGGATTGGCACCCCATGAAGACCGTAAGGATATCCAAAAGTTGACAGAAGGCATCGGAGGGGTCATGCCTGGACATCTGGAGGAACTCATAAAACAGAACACATCAAAAGGTGACCGGGTTACATGCGTTATCGCCGATAGGTCCATGGGGTGGGCTCTCCAAGTGGCACAAAAAATGGGCATCCGGTCGGCTGCCTTTTGGCCTGCGTCTGCTGCAGTGCTTGCATTATTTCTGAGCATTCCCAAGATGATTCAGGATGGTATCATTGATGCCGATG GAATGCCAGAAAAGAGCGAGAGATTCCAGCTGAGCCCAGGCATGCCGTCTGTGCACGCAAGCCAACTTCCATGGAATTGTGCCGGTAATCTCGAAGCAGAAAGATTCTTCTTCAAGTGCATGCTCAGTAATAATCAAGGAAGGAAGCTTGCTGAAACAATCATTTGCAACTCCTTCTATGACCTTGAGTCACCATCATTCACCCTCATTCCAAATTTGTTGCCTGTTGGACCATTACTCACAAGCCAACAATTTGGAAAGGCAGTTGGGCATTTCTGGCAAGCGGATACAACCTGCATGAGTTGGCTGGATGAGCAACCTGCTAACTCTGTCATCTATGCGGCATTTGGAAGCTTTGCAGTCTTCAACCAGCACCAATTCCAGGAGCTTGCACTTGGGCTTGAACTCTCCGGCCATCCATTCCTGTGGGTCGTAAGAGACGATCTCACAGATGAGACAGATGATGCCTGGTTAGATGGGTTTCGAGATCGAGTTAGAGGCCAGGGAAAGTTGGTAGGATGGTCTCCTCAACAGCAGGTACTGGCTCACCCTTCCATTGCTTGCTTCTTTTCTCATTGTGGTTGGAATTCGACATTGGAAGGGGTGAAGAATGGAGTCCCTTTCCTCTGCTGGCCTTACTTCGGCGATCAGTTCCTCAACCGGAGCTATATTTGTGATGTTTGGAAGACTGGTTTGAGCATAGATCCTGATGACAAAGGATTTGTTCCAAGGGAGCAGATCAAAGAGAAGGTGGACCAAATATTTTTGAATGAGGAAATGAAGGCCAGGGCGCCCTTAATGTGGAAGGACATTGCTAATAGGTGCACTAAGGAAGGAGGGTCTTCCTATAAGAATTTCAAGAGCTTTGTGGATTCCATGAAAGAATAA